Proteins from a genomic interval of Streptomyces sp. NBC_01445:
- the hppD gene encoding 4-hydroxyphenylpyruvate dioxygenase yields the protein MAATSANIQTTPDTAREADPFPVKGMDAVVFAVGNAKQAAHYYSTAFGMKLVAYSGPENGSRETASYALTNGSARFVFTSVIKVSTDWGQFLADHVAEHGDGVVDLAIEVPDARAAYAYAVEHGARGITEPYESKDEHGTVVRAAIATYGKTRHTLVERTGYDGPYLPGFTAAEPVVAPPAKRTFQAIDHCVGNVELGRMNEWVAFYNKVMGFTNMKEFVGDDIATEYSALMSKVVADGTLKVKFPINEPAIAKKKSQIDEYLEFYGGAGVQHIALATNDIVESVRTMRAAGVQFLDTPDSYYDTLGEWAGETRVPVETLREQKILVDRDEDGYLLQIFTKPVQDKPTVFFEMIERHGSMGFGKGNFKALFEAIEREQDKRGNL from the coding sequence ATGGCAGCTACTTCTGCGAACATCCAGACCACCCCCGACACCGCGCGCGAGGCCGACCCCTTCCCGGTGAAGGGAATGGACGCGGTCGTCTTCGCCGTGGGCAACGCCAAACAGGCCGCCCACTACTACTCGACCGCGTTCGGCATGAAGCTCGTGGCCTACTCGGGCCCGGAGAACGGCAGCCGCGAGACGGCCTCCTACGCGCTCACGAACGGCTCCGCCCGCTTCGTGTTCACCTCCGTCATCAAGGTCTCCACCGACTGGGGCCAGTTCCTCGCCGACCATGTGGCCGAGCACGGCGACGGCGTCGTCGACCTCGCCATCGAGGTCCCGGACGCCCGCGCCGCGTACGCGTACGCCGTCGAGCACGGCGCCCGCGGCATCACGGAGCCGTACGAGTCCAAGGACGAGCACGGCACCGTCGTGCGCGCCGCGATCGCCACGTACGGCAAGACCCGCCACACGCTCGTCGAGCGCACCGGATACGACGGCCCGTACCTGCCCGGCTTCACGGCGGCCGAGCCGGTCGTCGCGCCGCCGGCCAAGCGGACCTTCCAGGCCATCGACCACTGCGTCGGCAACGTCGAGCTCGGCCGGATGAACGAGTGGGTGGCGTTCTACAACAAGGTCATGGGCTTCACGAACATGAAGGAGTTCGTGGGCGATGACATCGCGACCGAGTACAGCGCCCTGATGTCGAAGGTCGTCGCGGACGGCACGCTCAAGGTCAAGTTCCCGATCAACGAGCCGGCCATCGCCAAGAAGAAGTCCCAGATCGACGAGTATCTGGAGTTCTACGGCGGCGCCGGCGTCCAGCACATCGCGCTCGCCACGAACGACATCGTCGAATCCGTACGCACCATGCGCGCCGCGGGCGTCCAGTTCCTCGACACCCCCGACTCGTACTACGACACCCTCGGCGAGTGGGCCGGCGAGACGCGTGTGCCCGTCGAGACCCTGCGCGAGCAGAAGATCCTCGTCGACCGCGACGAGGACGGCTACCTGCTGCAGATCTTCACCAAGCCGGTCCAGGACAAGCCGACCGTCTTCTTCGAGATGATCGAGCGGCACGGCTCGATGGGCTTCGGAAAGGGCAACTTCAAGGCGCTCTTCGAGGCGATCGAGCGCGAGCAGGACAAGCGCGGCAATCTGTAG
- a CDS encoding betaine/proline/choline family ABC transporter ATP-binding protein (Members of the family are the ATP-binding subunit of ABC transporters for substrates such as betaine, L-proline or other amino acids, choline, carnitine, etc. The substrate specificity is best determined from the substrate-binding subunit, rather than this subunit, as it interacts with the permease subunit and not with substrate directly.) — MPETPTATATADGGAGEPGSTTGATIELENLTKRYPGSAAPAVDNVSLEIKAGETVIFVGPSGGGKTTLLKMINRLIEPTSGRIRIGGEDVTDMDPVKLRRKVGYAIQSSGLFPHMTVAQNIALVPKMVGWSKSRIKARVEEMLDLVGLDPAEFRGRYPRQLSGGQQQRVGVARALAADPPVLLMDEPFGAVDPITRDHLQDELIRLQRELHKTIVFVTHDFDEAIKIGDRIVVLRERSHIAQFDTPEAILTNPVDDFVSGFVGAGAALKRLNLTRVRDVEVTDYPTVQVDDPLQTIFDKLRDAGTNELLLLDKRRRPYKWLRRGDLMRAKGSLARAGTLVHDTVTRDATLRDALEAVLTDNAGRVAVTGRRGEYEGVVDMETLMNSVHELLDADRLEAVEHQHELEELRAQQTHQEQEGEGGLKA, encoded by the coding sequence TTGCCCGAGACCCCCACGGCGACCGCCACCGCCGACGGCGGCGCCGGGGAGCCCGGCTCCACGACGGGGGCGACGATCGAGCTGGAGAACCTCACCAAGCGCTACCCCGGATCCGCCGCGCCCGCCGTGGACAACGTCAGCCTGGAGATCAAGGCGGGCGAGACCGTCATCTTCGTAGGACCCTCGGGTGGCGGTAAGACCACCCTCCTCAAGATGATCAACCGGCTCATCGAGCCGACCAGCGGCCGTATCAGGATCGGTGGCGAGGACGTCACGGACATGGACCCGGTGAAGCTCCGGCGCAAGGTCGGCTACGCGATCCAGTCCTCGGGCCTCTTCCCGCACATGACGGTCGCGCAGAACATCGCCCTGGTGCCGAAGATGGTCGGCTGGTCCAAGTCGAGGATCAAGGCGCGCGTCGAGGAGATGCTGGACCTGGTCGGTCTCGATCCTGCCGAGTTCCGCGGCCGGTATCCACGCCAGCTCTCCGGAGGTCAGCAGCAGCGCGTGGGCGTGGCGCGGGCGTTGGCGGCCGACCCGCCCGTACTCCTGATGGACGAGCCGTTCGGCGCGGTCGACCCGATCACCCGCGACCACCTCCAGGACGAGCTGATCCGCCTCCAGCGCGAGCTGCACAAGACGATCGTCTTCGTCACCCACGACTTCGACGAGGCGATCAAGATCGGCGACCGCATCGTGGTCCTGCGCGAGCGCTCGCACATCGCCCAGTTCGACACCCCCGAGGCCATCCTCACCAACCCCGTCGACGACTTCGTGTCCGGCTTCGTCGGCGCGGGCGCCGCCCTCAAGCGCCTCAACCTCACCCGCGTACGGGACGTGGAGGTCACCGACTACCCGACGGTCCAGGTCGACGACCCCCTCCAGACCATCTTCGACAAGCTGCGCGACGCGGGCACCAACGAACTGCTCCTGCTCGACAAGCGGCGCCGCCCCTACAAGTGGCTGCGGCGCGGCGACCTGATGCGCGCCAAGGGGTCACTGGCCCGCGCGGGCACCCTCGTGCACGACACGGTGACCCGGGACGCGACCCTGCGCGACGCGCTCGAAGCGGTCCTGACCGACAACGCCGGACGCGTCGCGGTCACCGGGCGGCGCGGCGAGTACGAGGGCGTCGTCGACATGGAGACGCTGATGAACTCCGTGCACGAACTCCTGGACGCCGACCGGCTCGAGGCCGTGGAGCACCAGCACGAACTGGAGGAGCTGCGGGCCCAGCAGACCCATCAGGAGCAGGAAGGCGAGGGGGGACTGAAGGCGTGA
- a CDS encoding ABC transporter permease, producing the protein MNFWDYISAAHQQLLADAYQHASVVFQCMVVATVIGVVIGVVTYRSEWAGNLATTTTSTILTIPSLAMIGLLIPIVGLGVPPTVISLTLYGLLPIVRNSIVGLRGVDPSLIDAAQGIGMSRMARLAKVELPLAWPPILTGIRVSTQMLMGIAAIAAYASGPGLGNEIFRGIASLGSKNALNQVLAGTVGIIILALLFDAAYVLIGRLTIPRGIRV; encoded by the coding sequence GTGAACTTCTGGGACTACATCAGCGCAGCCCATCAGCAGCTGCTGGCGGACGCCTACCAGCACGCCAGCGTGGTCTTCCAGTGCATGGTCGTCGCGACCGTCATCGGCGTGGTGATCGGTGTGGTCACCTACCGCAGCGAGTGGGCGGGCAACCTCGCCACCACGACGACCTCGACCATCCTGACGATCCCCTCGCTCGCCATGATCGGTCTCCTCATCCCGATCGTCGGCCTCGGCGTCCCGCCGACGGTCATCTCGCTCACCCTGTACGGGCTGCTGCCCATCGTGCGGAACTCGATCGTGGGCCTGCGGGGCGTGGACCCCTCCCTGATCGACGCGGCGCAGGGTATCGGCATGTCCCGCATGGCCCGGCTCGCCAAGGTGGAGCTGCCACTGGCCTGGCCGCCGATCCTCACCGGGATCCGGGTCTCCACCCAGATGCTGATGGGCATCGCCGCCATCGCGGCCTACGCGTCCGGACCCGGGCTCGGCAACGAGATCTTCCGCGGCATCGCGTCCCTGGGCAGCAAGAACGCCTTGAACCAGGTGCTCGCGGGCACGGTCGGCATCATCATCCTCGCGCTCCTCTTCGACGCCGCGTACGTCCTCATCGGACGCCTGACCATCCCGAGGGGGATCCGTGTCTGA
- a CDS encoding glycine betaine ABC transporter substrate-binding protein has product MRRTYRAAAAAGLVASLLAGCGLTSGSPLVDDVKPGSIGKGEPLKGANITVTSKEFTEQLILGAMMGIAFKAAGADVLDRTGIQGSIGAREAIKSGDADGMYEYTGTAWITYLGNSHPIPDPQKQWQAVHDADLKNGITWLPPSALNNTYALAMNEANFKKYGTKTLSDVAALAKKNPKAVTLCVESEFANRADGLHGMEKAYGMKIPTANVTQMDTGIIYTQAAKGTCTFGEVFTTDGRIRAMKLRVMADDKHFFPNYNAAPEMNTKSLKKYPAMAKVIEPITKKLNNTVAQELNARVDVDGQDPHSVAKDWLVKEGFVTE; this is encoded by the coding sequence ATGAGGCGTACGTACCGTGCGGCGGCGGCAGCGGGCCTCGTCGCGTCACTGCTCGCAGGCTGCGGGCTGACCAGCGGCAGCCCGCTGGTCGACGACGTGAAACCGGGCTCGATCGGCAAGGGCGAGCCGCTCAAGGGCGCCAACATCACCGTCACGTCCAAGGAGTTCACCGAACAGCTGATCCTCGGCGCCATGATGGGCATCGCCTTCAAGGCGGCCGGCGCCGACGTCCTCGACCGCACCGGCATCCAGGGCTCCATCGGCGCCCGCGAGGCCATCAAGAGCGGTGACGCGGACGGGATGTACGAGTACACGGGCACGGCCTGGATCACCTACCTGGGCAACTCCCACCCCATCCCCGACCCACAGAAGCAGTGGCAGGCCGTGCACGACGCCGACCTCAAGAACGGCATCACTTGGCTGCCGCCGTCCGCGCTCAACAACACGTACGCGCTGGCCATGAACGAGGCCAACTTCAAGAAGTACGGCACGAAGACCCTCTCGGACGTGGCCGCCCTCGCCAAGAAGAACCCCAAGGCCGTAACGCTGTGCGTGGAGAGCGAGTTCGCCAACCGTGCGGACGGGCTGCATGGCATGGAGAAGGCGTACGGCATGAAGATCCCGACCGCGAACGTCACGCAGATGGACACCGGGATCATCTACACGCAGGCCGCGAAGGGCACCTGCACCTTCGGCGAGGTCTTCACGACCGACGGCCGCATCAGGGCGATGAAGCTCAGGGTGATGGCGGACGACAAGCACTTCTTCCCGAACTACAACGCGGCCCCGGAGATGAACACCAAGTCCCTGAAGAAGTATCCGGCGATGGCGAAGGTCATCGAGCCGATCACGAAGAAGCTCAACAACACGGTCGCGCAGGAGCTGAACGCGAGGGTCGACGTCGACGGCCAGGACCCGCACAGCGTGGCGAAGGACTGGCTGGTGAAGGAGGGGTTCGTGACGGAGTGA
- a CDS encoding Lrp/AsnC family transcriptional regulator: MAIDHLDGQLILLLAREPRIGVLEASRRLGVARGTVQARLDRLQSNGVIRGFGPQVDPAALGYPVTAFATLQIRQGQGPDVRAHLTTVPEVLELHTTTGTGDMLCRLVARSNADLQRVIDRVVGFDGIVRASTAIVMENPVPLRIIPLVEQASSDS; encoded by the coding sequence ATGGCGATCGATCATCTGGACGGGCAGCTGATCCTGCTGCTCGCGCGCGAGCCCCGTATCGGGGTGCTTGAGGCGTCCCGGCGCCTGGGGGTCGCGCGCGGCACCGTTCAGGCGCGCCTCGACCGGCTTCAGTCGAACGGAGTCATCCGCGGCTTCGGACCTCAGGTGGACCCGGCGGCACTCGGCTATCCGGTCACGGCGTTCGCCACGCTGCAGATCCGGCAGGGCCAAGGCCCCGACGTCAGGGCGCACTTGACGACCGTCCCCGAGGTCCTCGAACTCCACACGACGACCGGCACCGGCGACATGCTGTGCCGTCTCGTGGCCCGCTCGAACGCCGATCTCCAGCGGGTGATCGACCGGGTCGTGGGTTTTGATGGCATCGTCCGGGCTTCCACCGCGATCGTCATGGAGAACCCCGTTCCGCTGCGGATCATCCCGCTCGTGGAGCAGGCCTCGTCGGATTCCTGA
- a CDS encoding tetratricopeptide repeat protein, with amino-acid sequence MKTEDNEETEAERPASATGPEPGRRLSPLVKRVLISTVAGSVVLGGVLLVLPSSPESATPPAPGSAGHAVIAAAEGAAASLPDLTALIRGRKSYLRAHPRDDRSWAVLGAAYVERGLRTADSAYYPKAERALRTSLKTRPAGNVDALNGLAALANARHDYRAAKKWGEASLKLAPKRWTTYLLLIDAYGQLGDYKAVDRALAKLTELGSGAAVMARKGQVYRDRGWRDDALASLTDAAALASTPSEQAACLHRVGELAWERGEPAEALTYFTQALAADPDHDASLAGKGRALTSLGRTTEAIQAYRSVLTKRPRPEYALELGELYESIGFGDAAKAQYDLLRKRVDVDGANGVDDSLLLGRFEADHEDPRSAVTRLRADWERAPSVQTADALGWALHKAGDDKEALKYAKRATDPEHGGTVRSALIAYHRGEVERELELDGPARRHIGEALRINPAFSPLLAPLAKKALAALGDPSAGGPEKVRETEANAAQAPGPHAAPRSSAPERPGSRRPASKSPATRPAAPVTPPRSAAPPATPPAAPAPAEPSPQQAPRA; translated from the coding sequence ATGAAGACCGAGGACAACGAGGAGACCGAAGCGGAACGGCCGGCTTCGGCCACTGGTCCCGAGCCGGGGCGCCGACTGTCCCCGCTGGTGAAGCGCGTGCTGATCAGCACCGTCGCGGGGTCCGTGGTGCTCGGCGGCGTCCTGCTGGTGCTGCCCTCCTCGCCGGAGAGCGCCACGCCGCCCGCGCCGGGGTCCGCCGGACACGCCGTGATCGCGGCGGCCGAGGGGGCCGCCGCGTCGCTGCCCGATCTGACGGCTCTCATCAGGGGGCGCAAGTCGTATCTGCGGGCTCATCCGCGTGACGACCGGTCGTGGGCGGTGCTCGGGGCCGCCTACGTGGAGCGGGGGCTGCGGACGGCCGACTCGGCGTACTACCCGAAGGCGGAGCGCGCCCTGCGGACCTCGCTGAAGACGCGGCCCGCCGGGAACGTGGACGCCCTGAACGGGCTCGCCGCGCTCGCCAACGCGCGGCACGACTACCGCGCCGCGAAGAAGTGGGGCGAGGCGTCTTTGAAGCTGGCGCCGAAGCGGTGGACGACGTATCTGCTGCTGATCGACGCCTACGGGCAGCTCGGGGACTACAAAGCCGTGGACCGGGCCCTGGCGAAGCTGACGGAGCTGGGCTCGGGCGCGGCCGTGATGGCACGCAAGGGGCAGGTCTACCGGGACCGCGGCTGGCGTGACGACGCGCTCGCGTCGCTGACCGACGCGGCGGCGCTCGCCTCGACGCCGTCCGAGCAGGCCGCGTGTCTGCACCGGGTGGGTGAGCTCGCGTGGGAGCGGGGCGAGCCCGCGGAGGCGCTGACCTACTTCACCCAGGCCCTCGCGGCCGACCCCGACCACGACGCGTCGCTCGCCGGGAAGGGCCGCGCCCTGACGTCGCTGGGCCGTACGACGGAGGCGATCCAGGCTTACCGGAGCGTGCTCACCAAGCGCCCGCGGCCCGAATACGCCCTGGAACTGGGCGAGTTGTACGAGTCGATCGGGTTCGGCGACGCGGCGAAGGCACAGTACGACCTGCTGCGGAAGCGGGTGGACGTGGACGGGGCGAACGGGGTCGACGACTCGCTCCTCCTCGGCCGGTTCGAGGCGGACCACGAGGACCCGCGGTCGGCCGTGACCCGGCTGCGGGCCGACTGGGAGCGGGCGCCGAGCGTGCAGACCGCGGACGCGCTGGGCTGGGCGCTGCACAAGGCGGGCGACGACAAGGAGGCGCTGAAGTACGCGAAGCGCGCGACGGACCCGGAGCACGGGGGCACCGTACGCAGTGCGCTGATCGCCTACCACCGGGGAGAAGTGGAAAGGGAGCTGGAGCTGGACGGGCCCGCCCGCCGGCACATCGGCGAGGCCCTGCGCATCAACCCGGCGTTCTCGCCGCTCCTGGCCCCGCTCGCGAAGAAGGCGCTGGCCGCGCTGGGCGACCCGTCGGCCGGCGGGCCCGAGAAGGTGCGGGAGACGGAGGCGAACGCGGCACAGGCTCCGGGCCCCCACGCGGCGCCCCGGAGCTCGGCCCCCGAGCGCCCCGGATCCCGGCGCCCGGCGAGCAAAAGCCCCGCGACGCGCCCGGCCGCCCCCGTCACGCCGCCCAGGTCCGCGGCCCCGCCGGCCACGCCTCCGGCAGCCCCGGCCCCGGCCGAGCCGTCGCCCCAGCAGGCTCCTCGGGCGTAA
- a CDS encoding SH3-like domain-containing protein: MTDRFAAGAHVRTYPHDPPHHTRLPRYARGKRGVVVEPEGRAPLADVRAQGRDDAPVEMIYAVRFAARELWGEGDHHVVLDLSESYLREAE, encoded by the coding sequence ATGACTGACCGGTTCGCGGCCGGCGCCCATGTCCGCACGTACCCGCACGACCCGCCGCACCACACGCGCCTGCCGCGGTACGCCCGCGGCAAGCGCGGCGTCGTGGTCGAGCCGGAGGGCCGGGCGCCGCTCGCCGACGTGCGCGCGCAGGGGCGGGACGACGCCCCCGTCGAGATGATCTACGCGGTCCGGTTCGCGGCGCGCGAGCTGTGGGGCGAGGGCGACCACCACGTCGTGCTCGACCTGTCGGAGAGCTATCTGAGGGAGGCCGAGTGA
- a CDS encoding SsgA family sporulation/cell division regulator — MHTVVERELELRLVLSPERSIPVPARLTYRTDDPYAVHIAFHIGSENPVDWTFARELLVEGVFRPCGHGDVRVWPTKVDRRSVVLMALSSPDGDALLEAPAAAVSSWLERTLRVVPPGSESERLGIDDGLAELLAPTPGRADELWLRDPWPSDESKDGE; from the coding sequence ATGCACACCGTGGTGGAACGTGAACTCGAGCTGAGGCTCGTCCTGTCGCCCGAGCGCAGCATCCCCGTCCCTGCCCGGCTCACCTACCGGACCGACGACCCGTACGCCGTCCACATCGCCTTTCACATCGGCTCCGAGAACCCGGTCGACTGGACGTTCGCGCGCGAGCTGCTGGTGGAGGGGGTGTTCCGGCCGTGCGGGCACGGGGACGTGCGCGTGTGGCCGACGAAGGTCGACCGCCGCAGCGTCGTGCTCATGGCGCTGAGTTCACCGGACGGCGACGCGCTCCTGGAGGCGCCCGCCGCCGCCGTGTCCTCGTGGCTGGAGCGGACGCTGCGGGTGGTCCCTCCGGGCTCTGAGTCCGAGCGGCTCGGCATCGACGACGGCCTCGCCGAGCTGCTCGCCCCCACCCCGGGCCGCGCCGACGAGCTGTGGCTGCGCGACCCGTGGCCCTCGGACGAGTCGAAGGACGGTGAGTGA
- a CDS encoding FAD-binding oxidoreductase — translation MSRTLTERLQEGLPSGAVLTDPDVTASYANDMASFCDAGAPAVVVLPRTVEQVQHVMRTATELRVPVVPQGARTGLSGAANASEGCIVLSLVKMDRILEISTVDRIAVVEPGVINAALSRAVNEKGLYYPPDPSSWEMCTIGGNIGTASGGLCCVKYGVTAEYVLGLDVVLADGRLLSTGRRTAKGVAGYDLTRLFVGSEGSLGIVVRATLALRPEPPQQLVLAAEFASTDAACDAVCKIMEGGHVPSLLELMDRTTVKAVNAMANMGLPETTEALLLAAFDTLDPAADLAAVGALCEAAGATQVVPAEDAAESELLLQARRLSLTALEAVKGTTMIDDVCVPRSRLAEMLSGVERIAEKYDLTIGVCCHAGDGNTHPTVCFDAQDADEGRRARESFDEIMALGLELGGTITGEHGVGVLKKEWLARELGPVGIEMQRAVKTAFDPLGLLNPGKLF, via the coding sequence ATGAGCCGCACACTCACCGAACGACTTCAGGAAGGCCTCCCGTCCGGGGCGGTCCTCACCGACCCCGACGTCACGGCCTCGTACGCCAACGACATGGCCAGCTTCTGCGACGCGGGCGCGCCCGCCGTCGTGGTGCTGCCCCGCACCGTCGAGCAGGTCCAGCACGTGATGCGCACGGCGACCGAGCTCCGCGTCCCGGTCGTCCCGCAGGGCGCCCGCACGGGCCTGTCCGGCGCGGCCAACGCGTCCGAGGGCTGCATCGTGCTGTCCCTGGTCAAGATGGACCGCATCCTGGAGATCAGCACCGTCGACAGGATCGCGGTCGTCGAGCCGGGCGTCATCAACGCCGCGCTCTCCCGCGCCGTCAACGAAAAGGGTCTCTACTACCCGCCGGACCCGTCCAGCTGGGAAATGTGCACCATCGGCGGGAACATCGGCACGGCATCGGGCGGCCTGTGCTGCGTGAAGTACGGGGTGACGGCGGAGTACGTCCTCGGGCTCGACGTGGTCCTCGCCGACGGCCGGCTCCTGTCCACCGGACGCCGCACCGCCAAGGGCGTCGCGGGCTACGACCTCACGCGTCTGTTCGTCGGCTCCGAGGGCAGCCTCGGCATCGTCGTGCGGGCCACGCTCGCGCTCAGGCCCGAGCCGCCGCAGCAGCTGGTCCTGGCCGCCGAATTCGCCTCCACGGACGCCGCCTGCGACGCGGTCTGCAAGATTATGGAGGGCGGTCACGTCCCGTCACTGCTCGAACTCATGGACCGTACGACCGTGAAGGCCGTCAACGCGATGGCGAACATGGGGCTGCCCGAGACCACGGAGGCGCTGCTCCTCGCGGCCTTCGACACCCTCGACCCGGCCGCCGACCTCGCCGCCGTCGGCGCCCTGTGCGAAGCCGCGGGCGCGACCCAGGTCGTCCCCGCCGAGGACGCAGCGGAGTCCGAACTCCTGCTCCAGGCCCGGCGCCTCTCACTCACCGCGCTCGAAGCGGTCAAGGGCACGACGATGATCGACGACGTGTGCGTGCCGCGCTCGAGGCTCGCCGAGATGCTCAGTGGCGTCGAACGTATCGCCGAGAAGTACGACCTGACGATCGGCGTCTGCTGCCACGCGGGCGACGGCAACACGCACCCCACCGTCTGCTTCGACGCCCAGGACGCCGACGAGGGCCGGCGGGCCCGCGAGTCCTTCGACGAGATCATGGCGCTCGGTCTCGAACTCGGCGGGACCATCACCGGCGAACACGGCGTCGGCGTCCTCAAGAAGGAGTGGCTGGCGCGCGAGCTCGGCCCGGTCGGCATCGAGATGCAGCGCGCCGTCAAGACGGCCTTCGACCCGCTCGGCCTGCTCAACCCGGGCAAGCTCTTCTGA
- a CDS encoding SH3-like domain-containing protein: MARINDVGGMTGFGAIDTSDDAEPFHADWEARVFALQRALLVKGVFNLDEFRDAIETMPPGEYLAASYYERWFHAIRTLLERKGVIEEGALRDD; this comes from the coding sequence ATGGCCAGGATCAATGACGTGGGCGGCATGACAGGGTTCGGCGCCATCGACACCAGCGACGACGCCGAGCCCTTTCACGCGGACTGGGAGGCGCGCGTCTTCGCCCTCCAGCGCGCGCTCCTCGTCAAAGGGGTCTTCAACCTCGACGAGTTCAGGGACGCCATCGAGACGATGCCGCCGGGCGAGTACCTCGCGGCCTCGTACTACGAGCGGTGGTTCCACGCGATCCGCACGCTCCTCGAACGCAAGGGCGTCATCGAGGAAGGGGCGCTGCGCGATGACTGA
- a CDS encoding ABC transporter permease: MNTPKSPPDKRPEGEHEVKGVAFRDEGEAEQEAPPPPPVREKRRISWQKLTFLPVVIAAVLLATWLWFQQATLDTITENAISGGQVWKLVKQHIYLTVVSTFFVLIIAIPLGILLTRKMFRKATPVALAFANMGQATPAIGLLALLVIWLGIGRRSALIGIIIYAILPVLSNTIAGLKANDPTLLESARGIGMSPFGVLTKVELPLAVPLILAGVRTALVLNVGTATLATFGGGGGLGVLITTGITNQRMPVLVLGSILTVALALLVDWLASLAELLLRPRGLEVRT, encoded by the coding sequence GTGAACACCCCCAAGTCGCCTCCGGACAAGCGTCCGGAGGGCGAGCACGAGGTAAAGGGCGTCGCGTTCCGCGACGAGGGCGAGGCCGAGCAGGAGGCGCCACCACCGCCGCCGGTCCGCGAGAAGCGCCGGATCTCCTGGCAGAAGCTCACGTTCCTGCCGGTGGTGATCGCAGCCGTGCTGCTGGCCACCTGGCTCTGGTTCCAGCAGGCCACCCTGGACACGATCACCGAGAACGCCATCTCGGGCGGTCAGGTGTGGAAGCTCGTCAAGCAGCACATCTACCTGACGGTGGTCTCCACGTTCTTCGTGCTGATCATCGCGATCCCGCTGGGCATCCTGCTGACCCGCAAGATGTTCCGCAAGGCGACCCCGGTCGCCCTCGCCTTCGCCAACATGGGCCAGGCCACCCCCGCGATCGGCCTGCTCGCCCTGCTGGTGATCTGGCTGGGCATCGGCCGGCGGTCGGCCCTGATCGGCATCATCATCTACGCGATCCTGCCCGTGCTCTCCAACACCATCGCGGGCCTGAAGGCGAACGACCCCACACTCCTCGAATCGGCGCGCGGTATCGGCATGTCACCGTTCGGCGTCCTCACCAAGGTCGAACTCCCGCTGGCCGTACCGTTGATCCTCGCGGGCGTGCGCACGGCGCTCGTCCTGAACGTCGGCACGGCGACCCTCGCCACGTTCGGCGGCGGTGGCGGACTCGGCGTCCTGATCACCACCGGCATCACCAATCAGCGCATGCCGGTCCTGGTGCTCGGCTCGATCCTGACCGTCGCGCTGGCCCTGCTCGTGGACTGGCTGGCGTCGCTCGCCGAACTCCTTTTGCGGCCACGCGGACTGGAGGTGCGGACATGA
- the nthA gene encoding nitrile hydratase subunit alpha, whose amino-acid sequence MSGTHEDAVISRQVRRLESLLETRGIVGGDTVDEVIDGFLAGASPVNGAKVVARAWTDPAYRERLLADGTAAVGELGFAAGGVQKQRLRVVENTADTHNVIVCTLCSCYPLRLLGPSPGWYKSEAYRSRVVRDPRGVLAEFGVTLPETVDITVWDSSAETRYMVLPRRPAGTDRLSEAELASLITRNGLIGTGVI is encoded by the coding sequence ATGTCCGGCACGCACGAGGACGCGGTGATCTCCCGTCAGGTTCGGCGACTGGAAAGCCTGTTGGAGACACGGGGCATCGTCGGGGGCGACACCGTCGACGAGGTCATCGACGGGTTCCTGGCGGGCGCCTCACCCGTGAACGGCGCCAAGGTCGTGGCCCGCGCGTGGACCGACCCGGCCTACCGCGAGCGGCTCCTCGCCGACGGCACAGCGGCGGTGGGTGAACTGGGCTTCGCTGCCGGGGGAGTTCAGAAGCAGCGGCTGCGCGTCGTCGAGAACACCGCCGACACCCACAACGTCATCGTCTGCACGCTGTGCTCCTGCTATCCCCTGCGCCTGCTCGGGCCCTCACCCGGCTGGTACAAGAGCGAGGCGTACCGCTCCCGCGTCGTGCGGGACCCGCGCGGCGTCCTCGCCGAGTTCGGCGTGACACTCCCGGAGACCGTGGACATCACGGTCTGGGACTCCAGCGCGGAGACGCGGTACATGGTCCTGCCGAGGCGCCCCGCGGGAACGGACCGCCTGAGCGAGGCGGAACTGGCGTCCCTGATCACGCGGAACGGGCTCATCGGGACGGGCGTGATCTAG